A stretch of Algiphilus sp. DNA encodes these proteins:
- a CDS encoding alpha/beta fold hydrolase, translated as MASETHRVQGADVHVWRQGEGRPLLMLHGNPDSHRVWLPLMERLPAGIEAIAPDLPGFGASGVPAEQSLTLDGQAQWLEELVASLGLDQPADLLVHDIGGFIGLAWLLRHPGRVRRVVVTNTAFHSDYRWHFWARVWRTPVLGELTMAMLGAPLIGRMLFGQSLRVGGPGLSRAQRDDTFDAYHARTRAQVLRVYRATDPERFADEEGEAQALFARLPVRVVWGRRDIFIPPGFAHRFATDDVHVLDDIGHWVALEATDRLAALVAEHLGD; from the coding sequence ATGGCGAGCGAAACGCACCGCGTGCAGGGCGCGGACGTGCATGTCTGGCGGCAGGGCGAGGGCCGGCCGCTGCTGATGCTGCACGGCAATCCGGACAGCCACCGGGTGTGGCTGCCGCTGATGGAGCGCCTGCCGGCGGGCATCGAGGCCATCGCGCCGGATCTGCCCGGCTTCGGCGCATCGGGTGTTCCCGCGGAGCAGTCCCTGACCCTCGACGGGCAGGCGCAGTGGCTGGAGGAACTGGTCGCGTCACTGGGGCTCGACCAGCCCGCCGACCTGCTGGTGCACGACATCGGCGGCTTCATCGGGCTCGCCTGGCTGCTGCGCCATCCCGGGCGCGTGCGGCGGGTGGTGGTCACCAACACCGCCTTCCATTCGGACTATCGCTGGCATTTCTGGGCGCGGGTCTGGCGCACGCCGGTGCTCGGCGAGCTCACCATGGCGATGCTGGGCGCGCCGTTGATCGGGCGGATGCTGTTCGGGCAGAGTCTGCGCGTGGGCGGTCCGGGTCTGTCGCGCGCCCAGCGCGACGACACCTTCGACGCCTACCACGCCCGCACCCGCGCGCAGGTGCTGCGCGTCTATCGCGCTACCGACCCGGAGCGCTTCGCCGACGAGGAAGGCGAGGCACAGGCGCTGTTCGCGAGGCTGCCGGTACGCGTGGTATGGGGCCGGCGCGACATCTTCATCCCGCCCGGCTTCGCGCATCGCTTTGCCACCGACGACGTGCACGTGCTGGACGATATCGGCCACTGGGTGGCGCTGGAGGCCACCGATCGCCTGGCCGCGCTGGTCGCGGAGCATCTGGGCGACTGA
- a CDS encoding DUF6713 family protein: MTDTSASRAAEAVFFTGFAVLICHELDAVLHHEWRVLPLVRMLPDAAGYVVFVLAHVPLFVALMLMLTSASARLRLGTRLGIDAFLLLHAVLHVLFRNHVHYDFAGWLSNGLIFGGAVVGALHLVLLRWPIAAVPESRPGRAGGRSRAGGGAS, from the coding sequence ATGACCGATACCTCTGCCTCCCGCGCCGCCGAGGCCGTGTTCTTCACCGGCTTCGCCGTGCTCATCTGTCATGAGCTGGACGCCGTGCTGCACCACGAGTGGCGCGTGCTGCCGCTGGTGCGGATGCTGCCGGACGCCGCCGGCTATGTCGTCTTCGTGCTGGCGCACGTGCCGCTGTTCGTTGCGCTGATGCTGATGCTCACCAGCGCCTCGGCGCGCCTGCGGCTCGGCACGCGTCTCGGCATCGACGCCTTCCTGCTGCTGCACGCGGTGCTGCACGTGCTGTTCCGCAACCATGTCCACTACGACTTCGCGGGCTGGCTGTCCAACGGCCTGATCTTCGGCGGCGCCGTGGTCGGCGCGCTGCATCTGGTGCTGCTGCGCTGGCCGATCGCCGCGGTGCCCGAGTCTAGGCCGGGGCGCGCAGGGGGGCGCAGCCGCGCCGGCGGCGGAGCCAGTTGA
- a CDS encoding PGPGW domain-containing protein: MLEWLGAHETLLWWLGAGSLVMFAGSLAAVPVLVARIPVDYFAADRRPRGRDIARHPALRALLIVLKNLLGLVLLPMGIAMLVLPGQGLLTILVALLLLDFPGKYRAERWLVGQPAVFRAINWLRRRRGCAPLRAPA, translated from the coding sequence GTGCTTGAGTGGCTCGGCGCGCACGAGACCCTGCTCTGGTGGCTCGGCGCGGGCTCGCTGGTGATGTTCGCCGGTTCGCTCGCCGCCGTTCCCGTGCTCGTCGCGCGCATCCCCGTCGACTACTTCGCCGCCGACCGGCGCCCGCGCGGACGCGACATCGCCCGCCACCCGGCACTGCGCGCGCTGCTGATCGTGCTCAAGAACCTGCTCGGCCTGGTACTGCTGCCGATGGGCATCGCCATGCTGGTGCTGCCGGGTCAGGGGCTGCTCACCATCCTGGTGGCGCTGCTGCTGCTCGACTTTCCCGGCAAGTATCGCGCCGAACGCTGGCTGGTCGGACAACCCGCCGTGTTCCGGGCGATCAACTGGCTCCGCCGCCGGCGCGGCTGCGCCCCCCTGCGCGCCCCGGCCTAG
- a CDS encoding DNA-3-methyladenine glycosylase I has protein sequence MTEPTRCGWATRSEAERVYHDVEWGVPKRDEGTLFEFLILEGAQAGLSWRTILEKRENYRAAMDGFDPEAMARYGETERARLLGDAGIVRNRLKIDAAIGNARAYLALRDAEGGLAPYVWGFVDGEPIINRWRSMAEAPTTTALSDRLSKDLKKRGFRFVGSTIVYSYLQAVGVISDHVVDCFRHPDRA, from the coding sequence ATGACCGAGCCGACGCGCTGCGGCTGGGCGACGCGCAGCGAGGCCGAGCGCGTCTATCACGACGTCGAATGGGGCGTGCCCAAGCGCGACGAGGGCACCCTGTTCGAATTCCTGATCCTCGAAGGCGCGCAGGCCGGACTGTCGTGGCGGACCATCCTCGAGAAGCGCGAGAACTACCGCGCCGCCATGGACGGCTTCGACCCCGAGGCCATGGCGCGCTATGGCGAGACCGAGCGCGCCCGGCTGCTGGGCGATGCCGGCATCGTCCGCAACCGCCTCAAGATCGACGCCGCCATCGGCAACGCCCGCGCCTATCTCGCGCTGCGCGACGCCGAGGGCGGGCTGGCGCCCTACGTATGGGGCTTCGTCGACGGCGAGCCGATCATCAACCGCTGGCGTTCGATGGCCGAGGCGCCCACGACCACCGCCCTCTCCGACCGGCTGAGCAAGGACCTCAAGAAGCGCGGCTTCCGCTTCGTCGGCAGCACCATCGTCTACTCCTACCTGCAAGCCGTGGGCGTGATCAGCGACCACGTCGTCGACTGCTTCCGCCACCCCGACCGTGCTTGA